A stretch of the Cuculus canorus isolate bCucCan1 chromosome 15, bCucCan1.pri, whole genome shotgun sequence genome encodes the following:
- the SCNN1B gene encoding amiloride-sensitive sodium channel subunit beta isoform X1, with protein sequence MNLKKYFVRALHRLQKGPGYTYKELLVWYCDNTNTHGPKRIIKEGPKKKFIWFFLTLLFASLVFWQWGILINTYLSYNVTSSLSIGFKTMKFPAVTVCNANPFKYSKVKHLLKELDRLIEAALERILQPTSGNSSENISPPLDLELWNQIPLVLIDEHDKDNPIILDIFERNQTSVGNETAADNKATVGNETSMGNETTAAPAPTNTTSEEKKYKLAVKLCSQQGSDNCTYRNFSSAAQAVSEWYILQSTSILSKVPLQERIRMGYQAEDMILACLYGAEPCNYKNFTQIYHPDHGNCYIFNWGMDEEALNSSNPGAEFGLKLILDISQQDYIPYLSSAAGARLMLHQQKSFPFLKDQGIYAMAGTETSISVLVDELERMGYPYSDCTMNGSDVPVKNLYSQYNTSYSIQACLRSCFQNDMMEICGCGHYMFPLPEGVNYCNNEDYPGWAYCYSSLRSSIRHRQICIDSCKETCNDTQYKMTISMADWPSEASEDWIFHILSYERDMSTNVTLDRNGIIKLNIYFQEYNYRTISESAATTIVWLLSSLGGQFGFWMGGSVLCLIEFGEIIIDSLWITVIHLISWCKGLKQKRAQARYPDAPPTVSELVEAHTNLGFQHEDAGALPRDEALPPEPGTPPPNYDSLRVQPLDILGPDSDADTE encoded by the exons ATGAACCTCAAGAAGTACTTTGTCCGGGCGCTGCACCGCCTGCAGAAGGGCCCTGGCTACACCTACAAGGAGCTGCTGGTCTGGTACTGTGACAACACCAACACACACGGCCCGAAGCGTATCATCAAAGAGGGGCCGAAGAAGAAATTCATCTGGTTCTTCCTAACGCTGCTCTTTGCGTCTCTGGTCTTCTGGCAGTGGGGCATCCTCATTAACACCTACCTCTCCTACAACGTCACGTCATCGCTCTCCATTGGCTTTAAGACCATGAAGTTCCCAGCAGTCACGGTCTGCAATGCCAACCCTTTCAA GTACTCAAAGGTGAAGCATCTGCTAAAAGAACTGGACAGGCTCATCGAAGCAGCGCTGGAGAGGATCCTGCAGCCCACATCAGGGAACAGCAGTGAGAACATCTCCCCACCGCTTGACCTGGAGCTCTGGAACCAAATACCCCTGGTCCTCATCGATGAGCATGACAAAGACAACCCCATCATCCTGGACATCTTTGAGAGGAACCAAACCTCTGTAGGCAATGAAACTGCTGCAGACAACAAAGCCACTGTGGGCAACGAAACCTCTATGGGCAACGAAACAACTGCTGCACCTGCCCCAACCAATACgacatcagaagaaaagaagtacaAGCTGGCGgtgaagctg TGCAGCCAACAGGGCTCCGACAACTGCACCTACAGGAACTTCAGCAGCGCTGCGCAGGCGGTGAGCGAATGGTACATCCTGCAGTCCACCAGCATCCTCTCCAAAGTCCCACTGCAAGAGAGAATCAGGATGGGCTACCAGGCGGAGGACATGATCCTGGCATGTCTCTACGGGGCCGAGCCCTGCAACTACAA GAATTTCACCCAAATCTATCACCCCGACCATGGGAACTGCTACATCTTTAACTGGGGCATGGATGAAGAGGCTTTGAATTCTTCCAACCCTGGAGCCGAGTTTG GGCTGAAGTTAATCCTGGACATCAGCCAGCAAGACTATATCCCGTACCTGTCATCCGCGGCCGGCGCCAGGCTCATGCTGCATCAACAGAAGAGCTTTCCCTTCCTTAAAGATCAGGGCATCTATGCAATGGCTGGGACAGAGACCTCCATCAGCGTGTTAGTG GATGAACTGGAACGGATGGGCTATCCCTATAGTGACTGCACCATGAACGGGTCTGACGTCCCCGTTAAAAACCTCTACAGCCAATATAATACATCCTATTCCATACAG gcTTGCCTGCGCTCTTGTTTCCAAAATGACATGATGGAAATCTGTGGATGCGGTCACTACATGTTTCCTTTACCTGAAGGGGTAAATTATTGCAATAACGAAGATTACCCAGGTTGGG CGTACTGCTACTCGTCCCTGAGATCAAGCATAAGGCACAGACAGATCTGTATCGACTCTTGCAAGGAAACGTGCAA tgACACGCAGTACAAGATGACCATCTCCATGGCAGACTGGCCCTCGGAAGCTTCAGAG gaCTGGATTTTCCATATTCTGTCTTATGAAAGGGATATGTCAACAAATGTGACTCTGGACAG AAACGGGATCATCAAGTTGAACATTTACTTCCAGGAGTACAACTACCGCACCATCTCGGAGTCCGCTGCCACAACA ATCGTTTGGCTGCTGTCAAGCCTGGGAGGCCAGTTTGGATTCTGGATGGGGGGCTCGGTGCTGTGCCTCATCGAATTTGGGGAAATCATCATTGACTCCCTGTGGATCACAGTGATCCACCTGATCAGCTGGTGCAAGGGCTTGAAGCAGAAGCGGGCGCAAGCACGGTATCCTGATGCACCCCCGACGGTGTCGGAGCTGGTGGAGGCTCACACCAACCTGGGGTTCCAGCACGAGGACGCGGGTGCGCTCCCCAGGGACGAGGCGCTGCCCCCTGAGCCTGGCACCCCCCCACCCAACTACGACTCGCTGCGTGTCCAACCCCTCGACATCCTTGGTCCCGACAGCGACGCAGACACCGAGTGA
- the SCNN1B gene encoding amiloride-sensitive sodium channel subunit beta isoform X2 has protein sequence MKFPAVTVCNANPFKYSKVKHLLKELDRLIEAALERILQPTSGNSSENISPPLDLELWNQIPLVLIDEHDKDNPIILDIFERNQTSVGNETAADNKATVGNETSMGNETTAAPAPTNTTSEEKKYKLAVKLCSQQGSDNCTYRNFSSAAQAVSEWYILQSTSILSKVPLQERIRMGYQAEDMILACLYGAEPCNYKNFTQIYHPDHGNCYIFNWGMDEEALNSSNPGAEFGLKLILDISQQDYIPYLSSAAGARLMLHQQKSFPFLKDQGIYAMAGTETSISVLVDELERMGYPYSDCTMNGSDVPVKNLYSQYNTSYSIQACLRSCFQNDMMEICGCGHYMFPLPEGVNYCNNEDYPGWAYCYSSLRSSIRHRQICIDSCKETCNDTQYKMTISMADWPSEASEDWIFHILSYERDMSTNVTLDRNGIIKLNIYFQEYNYRTISESAATTIVWLLSSLGGQFGFWMGGSVLCLIEFGEIIIDSLWITVIHLISWCKGLKQKRAQARYPDAPPTVSELVEAHTNLGFQHEDAGALPRDEALPPEPGTPPPNYDSLRVQPLDILGPDSDADTE, from the exons ATGAAGTTCCCAGCAGTCACGGTCTGCAATGCCAACCCTTTCAA GTACTCAAAGGTGAAGCATCTGCTAAAAGAACTGGACAGGCTCATCGAAGCAGCGCTGGAGAGGATCCTGCAGCCCACATCAGGGAACAGCAGTGAGAACATCTCCCCACCGCTTGACCTGGAGCTCTGGAACCAAATACCCCTGGTCCTCATCGATGAGCATGACAAAGACAACCCCATCATCCTGGACATCTTTGAGAGGAACCAAACCTCTGTAGGCAATGAAACTGCTGCAGACAACAAAGCCACTGTGGGCAACGAAACCTCTATGGGCAACGAAACAACTGCTGCACCTGCCCCAACCAATACgacatcagaagaaaagaagtacaAGCTGGCGgtgaagctg TGCAGCCAACAGGGCTCCGACAACTGCACCTACAGGAACTTCAGCAGCGCTGCGCAGGCGGTGAGCGAATGGTACATCCTGCAGTCCACCAGCATCCTCTCCAAAGTCCCACTGCAAGAGAGAATCAGGATGGGCTACCAGGCGGAGGACATGATCCTGGCATGTCTCTACGGGGCCGAGCCCTGCAACTACAA GAATTTCACCCAAATCTATCACCCCGACCATGGGAACTGCTACATCTTTAACTGGGGCATGGATGAAGAGGCTTTGAATTCTTCCAACCCTGGAGCCGAGTTTG GGCTGAAGTTAATCCTGGACATCAGCCAGCAAGACTATATCCCGTACCTGTCATCCGCGGCCGGCGCCAGGCTCATGCTGCATCAACAGAAGAGCTTTCCCTTCCTTAAAGATCAGGGCATCTATGCAATGGCTGGGACAGAGACCTCCATCAGCGTGTTAGTG GATGAACTGGAACGGATGGGCTATCCCTATAGTGACTGCACCATGAACGGGTCTGACGTCCCCGTTAAAAACCTCTACAGCCAATATAATACATCCTATTCCATACAG gcTTGCCTGCGCTCTTGTTTCCAAAATGACATGATGGAAATCTGTGGATGCGGTCACTACATGTTTCCTTTACCTGAAGGGGTAAATTATTGCAATAACGAAGATTACCCAGGTTGGG CGTACTGCTACTCGTCCCTGAGATCAAGCATAAGGCACAGACAGATCTGTATCGACTCTTGCAAGGAAACGTGCAA tgACACGCAGTACAAGATGACCATCTCCATGGCAGACTGGCCCTCGGAAGCTTCAGAG gaCTGGATTTTCCATATTCTGTCTTATGAAAGGGATATGTCAACAAATGTGACTCTGGACAG AAACGGGATCATCAAGTTGAACATTTACTTCCAGGAGTACAACTACCGCACCATCTCGGAGTCCGCTGCCACAACA ATCGTTTGGCTGCTGTCAAGCCTGGGAGGCCAGTTTGGATTCTGGATGGGGGGCTCGGTGCTGTGCCTCATCGAATTTGGGGAAATCATCATTGACTCCCTGTGGATCACAGTGATCCACCTGATCAGCTGGTGCAAGGGCTTGAAGCAGAAGCGGGCGCAAGCACGGTATCCTGATGCACCCCCGACGGTGTCGGAGCTGGTGGAGGCTCACACCAACCTGGGGTTCCAGCACGAGGACGCGGGTGCGCTCCCCAGGGACGAGGCGCTGCCCCCTGAGCCTGGCACCCCCCCACCCAACTACGACTCGCTGCGTGTCCAACCCCTCGACATCCTTGGTCCCGACAGCGACGCAGACACCGAGTGA